From Priestia aryabhattai, one genomic window encodes:
- the yfmF gene encoding EF-P 5-aminopentanol modification-associated protein YfmF, with product MKLLTEQKHELEGLTVHAIQTAKYKTNTFILKLNAPLDKKTVTMRALLPYVLQSATESLPSTTKLRTYLDELYGATLQVDLTKKGDNHDITIRIDIANEKYLKDSTPLLQKALALLGDILLKPAVEGNSFLTDIMTKEKRSLRQRIQAVFDDKMRYANLRLVEEMCKEEPYSLHVNGQIDDVEEITGESLYAYYQQVLKEDAIHLYAIGDLQVEEVLQTVKETFTLPKREQKDIEDSITSKDISKINEVVEKQEVKQGKLNIGYRTNVVYGDRQYFALQVFNGIFGGFSHSKLFINVREKASLAYYAASRVESHKGLLMVMSGIDAKNYDQAVTIIKEQMQEMRQGSFTDGEIAQTKAVIHNQLLETVDTPRGLVEVMYHNELTGKDISIDEYLKQIDAVSKQEIIKVAEKIEMDTIYFLTGTGGEENGEN from the coding sequence ATGAAATTATTGACTGAACAAAAACATGAACTAGAAGGATTGACTGTTCACGCCATTCAAACAGCTAAGTACAAAACAAACACGTTCATTTTAAAACTAAATGCCCCTTTAGATAAGAAAACGGTGACAATGCGTGCCCTTTTACCTTATGTGCTTCAAAGCGCTACCGAGTCACTGCCGTCTACAACAAAGCTTCGTACATATTTAGATGAGCTTTATGGTGCTACTTTACAAGTAGACTTAACAAAAAAAGGTGATAACCACGATATTACGATTCGCATTGATATAGCGAATGAAAAATATTTGAAAGATTCAACTCCGCTTTTGCAAAAAGCGTTAGCGCTTCTTGGCGATATTTTATTAAAGCCAGCAGTTGAAGGGAACTCTTTTTTAACGGATATTATGACAAAAGAAAAGCGTTCGCTTCGTCAGCGAATTCAAGCTGTATTTGATGATAAAATGCGCTATGCTAATTTAAGATTAGTCGAAGAAATGTGTAAAGAAGAACCTTACTCTTTGCATGTAAACGGTCAAATTGATGACGTGGAAGAAATTACAGGTGAAAGTTTGTACGCTTATTATCAGCAGGTGTTAAAAGAAGACGCCATCCACCTTTATGCTATTGGGGATTTGCAAGTCGAAGAGGTTTTACAAACAGTAAAAGAAACATTTACTTTACCAAAGCGCGAGCAAAAAGACATTGAAGATTCTATTACGTCTAAAGATATCTCAAAAATAAATGAAGTGGTGGAAAAACAAGAAGTAAAACAAGGGAAATTAAATATTGGCTACCGCACAAATGTTGTATACGGAGATAGACAGTATTTTGCTCTGCAAGTATTTAACGGCATATTCGGAGGTTTCTCACATTCTAAGCTATTTATCAATGTGCGTGAAAAAGCAAGCTTAGCCTATTATGCCGCTTCGAGGGTAGAAAGTCATAAGGGATTACTAATGGTCATGTCTGGTATTGATGCTAAAAATTACGACCAAGCTGTTACCATTATTAAAGAACAAATGCAGGAGATGAGGCAAGGATCGTTCACAGACGGCGAAATCGCTCAAACGAAAGCGGTCATTCACAATCAGCTGCTTGAAACGGTGGATACTCCGCGAGGACTAGTAGAGGTTATGTATCATAATGAATTAACAGGCAAAGACATTTCAATTGACGAATACTTAAAGCAGATTGATGCGGTATCTAAGCAGGAAATTATTAAAGTGGCTGAGAAAATTGAAATGGATACAATTTATTTCTTAACAGGAACGGGCGGTGAAGAAAATGGAGAAAATTGA
- a CDS encoding ABC transporter permease has protein sequence MNFLEVLAIIIPAALYSAAPLIFTALGGIFSERSGVVNIGLEGLMMFGAFTGIVSTLLLQDSLGAWAPWVAILIAAVVCAVFSLIHAVASITLKADQTVSGVALNFLAAGLSIFLIKKIFGKGQTDFIQFRIDKVTIPGLSDIPIIGKILFSNVPITSYIAIALAFAVWYIIYKTPFGLRLRSVGEHPMAADTMGIKVVRMRYIGVMISGMFAGIGGAVYATSIATNFAAGTIAGQGFLAIAAMIFGKWHPIGALGAAMFFGLAQSLSITGAQIPVIQDIPSVLLTIAPYVLTILALTGFVGRAEAPKALGVPYEKGRR, from the coding sequence ATGAACTTCTTAGAGGTGTTAGCCATTATCATTCCAGCGGCGCTTTATTCAGCTGCACCGCTTATCTTTACTGCGCTCGGAGGGATATTTAGTGAACGTTCCGGGGTCGTAAACATCGGGTTAGAAGGGCTGATGATGTTTGGAGCATTCACAGGTATTGTTTCAACACTTTTACTTCAGGATTCATTAGGTGCTTGGGCCCCGTGGGTAGCGATATTAATTGCGGCTGTTGTTTGCGCTGTATTCTCGCTGATTCATGCTGTTGCAAGCATTACATTAAAAGCAGATCAAACTGTAAGTGGTGTAGCACTGAATTTTCTAGCTGCGGGTCTTTCAATCTTTTTAATTAAAAAGATTTTTGGAAAAGGACAAACAGATTTTATCCAATTTCGTATCGATAAAGTAACGATTCCAGGTCTTTCGGATATTCCGATAATTGGTAAAATTCTGTTTTCGAATGTTCCTATTACGTCTTATATCGCAATTGCGTTAGCTTTTGCTGTATGGTACATCATTTATAAAACGCCCTTTGGGCTCCGTCTTCGTTCAGTTGGTGAACACCCAATGGCAGCGGACACGATGGGGATTAAAGTTGTGAGAATGCGTTACATTGGCGTTATGATTTCCGGCATGTTCGCTGGGATCGGAGGAGCGGTATATGCGACGTCTATCGCTACAAATTTTGCAGCGGGAACGATTGCTGGACAAGGGTTCCTTGCTATTGCAGCAATGATTTTTGGGAAATGGCATCCTATTGGTGCTTTAGGAGCAGCAATGTTTTTCGGATTAGCACAGTCTTTGAGTATTACGGGAGCTCAGATTCCGGTTATTCAAGATATCCCATCCGTCCTTTTAACCATTGCACCGTACGTATTAACAATCTTAGCACTTACTGGTTTTGTAGGACGTGCTGAGGCTCCTAAAGCGCTAGGCGTTCCTTATGAAAAAGGCCGACGCTAA